The following DNA comes from Pseudomonas marginalis.
CGAGCCCACGCCGATACGCGCCAGCACCTTTTGCAGCTTTTCGCCTGCAGGGCCGATTTCCTGGCTGTCGTTCTGGTCTTTATCGTTCATCTTAAGCACCTCCCGGTGGGTCGATTCAGGCGTGGCCTGAAGAGTGTTGAAAGCGGGGCTTTGGCCGAATAGGTCGGCAAAGGGTCGCGAATCATACGCCCATGGCGCGCGTTGCGCATCAGAGACTAGTCGATAAGCGCCAGGTCATGGTTTTTTCCGCCGACCGGTGGTGCCCCAGGCCCCGCATTCGACTGCGTCAGTCTTCGAACTGGCGGCGTTCGTTCTCGATGGCTTCGGCCAGGGCCCGGGCTTCGTCTTCTTCGTCGCTCAGGGGCGGTTGTTCGAGGGCGGCGACGGCGGCCAGGAGTTTTTCGCGGGCTTCGGCCACGCCGAGGATATCGTCCTCAGGTTCAGGTTCGACCTCCACGCTCACCTGGGCTTCCGGCTCGGCCACACCATCGCGCAGCAAGTCATCAAAGTCGGTCTTGATGCCCTGCTCCATGTCGTCCAGTTCCAGCAACAACGTGTGGAAACTGGTTTCGTCCTTGGGCTCTTCCGGCTCGGCGGTGGCGTCGGCCAGTTCCTGCAGGCTCGCCGGGACCGGGGCGTCGTCGAAGTCGAGCACCGGCTCGGCTTCCATCTCACGCAATTCGGCCAGGGGCGGCAGGTCGTCGAGGTTTTTCAGGTTGAAATGGTCGAGGAACACCTTGGTGGTGGCGAACATCGCCGGTTTGCCGGGCACGTCGCGGTAGCCGACGATGCGGATCCACTCACGCTCCAGCAGCGTCTTGACGATATGGCTGTTGACCGCCACGCCCCGCACGTCCTCGATTTCGCCACGGGTGATGGGCTGGCGATAGGCGATCAGCGCCATGGTCTCCAGCATCGCCCGTGAATAGCGCTGCGGGCGCTCTTCCCAGAGGCGGCCGACCCACGGGGAAAACTTCTCACGGATCTGCAGGCGATAACCCGACGCCACCTCACGCAGTTCAAAGGCGCGGCCGTCGCAGGATTTGCGCAGGATTTCCAGCGCCTTCTTGAACACCGGCGGTTCAGGGCGCTCGGCTTCCTCAAACAGTTCGAACAGACGCTCCAGGGATTGCGGTTTACCCGAGGCCAGGAGAAAGGCCTCCAGCAACGGGGCCAATTCGCGGGGTTCAGTCAGATTCATCGTTTCAGCTCTTTATTCGGCTCGCGCCCGCACGTGGATAGCCGCAAAAGGCTCATTCTGGACCAGCTCGACCAAGGACTCCTTGACCAGCTCGAGGACCGCCATAAAGGTCACCACCACCCCCAGGCGCCCTTCTTCCGCCGTGAACAGCTCCACAAACGGCACAAACCCGCCGCCCTTGAGGCGTTCGAGCACATCGCTCATACGCTCGCGGGTGGACAGGGCCTCGCGACTGACCTGGTGGTGTTCAAACATATCGCCACGGCGCAGCACCTCGGCCATGGACATCAGCAACTCTTCCAGGCTCACGTCCGGCAGCAGCTTGCGCGCGCGGGCTTCGGGGGCGTCGAGCTTGGGTACCACCACGTCGCGGCCGACGCGGCTCAGGCCGTCGATACCTTCGGCGGCGGCCTTGAAGCGCTCGTATTCCTGCAGCCGGCGGATCAGTTCGGCGCGCGGGTCGTCCTCTTCGGCCTCGACCGTCTCCGCGCGCGGCAACAGCATGCGCGACTTGATCTCGGCGAGCATGGCGGCCATCACCAGGTACTCGGCAGCCAGTTCCAGGCGTACCGACTGCATCAACTCGACATAGCCCATGTACTGGCGGGTGATTTCCGCCACCGGGATGTCGAGGATGTTGATGTTCTGCTTGCGGATCAGGTACAGCAGCAAGTCCAGCGGGCCCTCGAAAGCCTCAAGGAAGACCTCCAGGGCGTCCGGCGGAATGTACAGGTCCAGCGGCATTTCCAGCACCGCCTGGCCGTACACCATGGCAAACGGCAGCTCCTGCTGGGCGCCCGCCTGGCTGTCGACGGTTTCCACGGCTGACATTCAGGCCTCGGCCATAAAGGGCGCAGGATCGCCGCAACCGACACGGATCACTTCAGGTTCGCCGTCGGCCAGGTTGATCACGGTGGAGGCCTTGTTGCCGCCGAAACCGCCGTCGATGATCAGGTCCACCTGTTTTTCCAGCAATTGGCGCATCTCGTACGGGTCTTCCAGGGGCTCGGTGTCGCCGGGCATGATCAGCGACACACTCATCAACGGCTCACCCAGCTCGGCCAGCAACGCCAGGGCGATGGGATGCTCCGGCACCCGCAGGCCGATGGTGCGTTTTTTCGGGTGCAGCAGCAGGCGCGGCACTTCGCGGGTGGCGTTGAGGATAAAAGTGTAGGGCCCTGGCGTGTGGGCCTTGAGCAGGCGGAAGGTGCCGGTGTCGACCTTGGCGAACAGGCCCAGCTGGGACAAGTCGCTACAGATCAGCGCAAAGTTGTGCTTGTCATCCAGCTGGCGCAGGCGTCTGACACGCTCGACTGCGCCCTTGTCACCGATCTGGCAACCGATGGCGTATGACGAATCGGTTGGGTAGATCACCACACCGCCGGCGCGAATGATCTCTACGGCCTGCTTGATCAGGCGCGCCTGGGGGTTTTCCGGATGAATCTGGAAGAATTGACTCACGGGTTCTACCTGTTCAGACGGTGGCAATAATGGGGTCATGCTTGAATCTCCCCCACAACAGCGGCAAATCTTCCGGGACCGCGCGGTACTCGCCGATCTCGGACCAGCCGCCAGGGCCATGAAAGTCACTGCCGGCGCTGACCAGCAGACCAAATTCGCGAGCAAGGATCGACAGGCTGCCCACCTGTTCGGCGGGTTGAAAGCCGTTGACCACTTCGATCGCGTGACCGCCCGCTCCAATATAGTCGCCAATCAGCTTGCGACGCTTGCTGCGGGTGAAATCGTAATGCCAGGGATGCGCCAGGCTGACCCAGGCTCCGGAGGCCCGCAGGGTCTCGACGGTGTCTTCGAGGGTCGGCCAATGTTGCTTCACATCGCCCAACTTGCCGGCGCCCAGCCACTTGCGAAAGGCTTCGGCGCGGTCTTTGACAAAACCCTCACGCACCATCCAGTCGGCAAAGTGCGGACGGGCCGGCGCGTTGCCGCTGTCACCCAGTTCCTGCTGGAGGGCGCGGGCGCCGTCGAGGGCGTTGGGCATGCCTTTGAGGCTGAGTTTTCGGCTTATTTCTTCGGACCGCAGCCAGCGGCCATCGTGCAATTGCGCGATAGCCTCCACCAGCGGCGGCGCTTTTTGATCGAAGCCGTAGCCGAGCACATGAATGGTGGCGCCGCCCCAGGTGCAGGACAATTCCACCCCGTTGACCAGTTGCATGCCCAGGGCATGGGCCGTTGTACGCGCTTCGTCGAGGCCTTCGAGGGTGTCGTGGTCGGTCAACGAGAGGACTCGCACGCCTTTTTCAAACGCACGCGCAACCAGTACCGCGGGCGCCAGGGCGCCGTCGGAGGCCGTGCTGTGGCAGTGCAAATCAACATTCACGGGGGTGTGTAACCTCAAGTCAGCTGGCGCTATCGCAACCAAGGATGTTTGTTATTATGCCGCCACATCCAGCTTCTGGCTCTTACTGTGAAACAATTCATCGACTTCATCCCGCTGTTGCTGTTTTTCATCGTTTACAAACTCGACCCCAGGGTCATCGACCTGGCCGGCCATGAGCTGACTGTCGGCGGCATCTACAGTGCCACCGCCGTGCTCATCATCAGCTCTGTGGTGGTCTACGGCGCCATCTTCATTTCCCAGCGCAAACTGGAAAAAAGCCAGTGGCTGACCCTGGTCGCCTGCCTGGTCTTCGGCAGCCTGACCCTGGCCTTCCACAGCGAAACCTTCCTTAAATGGAAAGCGCCGGTGGTGAACTGGCTGTTCGCCCTGGCATTCATCGGCAGCCACTTCATCGGTGATCGCCTGCTGATCAAGCGGATCATGGGCCACGCACTGACCCTGCCGGAACCGGTGTGGACACGCTTGAACGTGGCCTGGATCGTGTTTTTCATCTTCTGCGGTGCCGCCAACCTGTTCGTGGCGTTTACCTTCCAGGACTACTGGGTCGACTTCAAAGTGTTCGGCAGCCTGGGCATGACCGTGCTGTTCCTGGTCGCCCAGGGCATCTACCTGTCGCGCCACCTGCATGACACCGAGCCTACTACGCCGAAAACCGAGGACTGACATGCTCTACGCCATCATTGCCACCGACGTTGCCAACTCGCTGGAAAAACGCCTGTCCGTGCGCCCGGCCCACGTCGAGCGCCTGAAAGTCCTTCAAGCCGAAGGCCGCATCGTGCTGGCCGGCCCGCACCCGGCCGTGGACAGCAACGACCCGGGCGACGCCGGTTTTACCGGTAGCCTGATCGTCGCCGAGTTCGCCTCGCTGGCCGATGCCCAGGCCTGGGCCAAGGCCGATCCCTATGTCGCCGCAGGGGTCTACGCCGACGTAGTGATCAAACCCTTCAAGCAAGTCCTGCCCTGATCCCGATTGCGCCGAACCTATTGAGTACGGCGCACTCCTAATTGCTCATTATTTTCGGCAACCTGCCGACAACGTTCTGAATATTCGTGTGGAATCAGGAGTTCCGATGCGCTTACGTCAGTTGTGTCTGTTGGCAGTGTTAATGATCGGGGCTACGGCCCACGCTGAAGAAACCTCGAGCACCGGCAGTTCCACGCCCCTGTCCTTGAGCGCCGGCGCCCAGATCACCGAGTTGCAGCAACGCTTGAAAGAAAGCGAGCGGCAGCGTGAAGAACTGAGCAAGCAACTGCAAAGCGCGGATGCCACCCGCGAAAGCGCTCAATTGAGTCGCCTTCGCCAGGAGAACCAACGCCTGGCCCAGCAACTCAAAGATGCACAGGGCGGCGCCTTGACCCGCTGGCTGACCGAGCAGCAACAATGGTTCGTCACGGGTGGGGCCGTCGCACTGATCGCCCTGTTGTGCGGGATCTTCGCCAGCGGTGGGCACCGTCGCCGTCGACAATGGCTAAATTGAGTGAGTCATGAGCGAGCTGTTACTGATAGATGATGACCAGGAGCTCTGCGAGCTGCTGAGCAGTTGGCTGAGCCAGGAAGGTTTCCAGGTGCGCGCCTGCCACGATGGCTTGAGCGCGCGCAAAGCCTTGGCCGACAGCGCCCCGGCGGCGGTGGTACTGGATGTGATGCTGCCCGACGGCAGCGGCCTGGAGCTGCTCAAGCAATTGCGCAACGACCATCCGGAGCTGCCGGTGCTGATGCTTTCGGCGCGGGGCGAACCCCTGGACCGCATCCTCGGCCTGGAATTGGGCGCCGACGACTACCTGGCCAAGCCCTGCGACCCACGCGAACTCACCGCGCGCCTGCGCGCGGTATTGCGCCGCAGCCACCCGGCCGCCGTGTCCAGCCAACTGGAACTGGGCGACCTGTGCTTCAGCCCGGTGCGCGGCGTGGTCAGCATCGATGAGCAGGAATTCACCCTCACCGTCTCCGAAAGCCGCCTGCTGGAAGCATTATTGCGCCAGCCCGGCGAACCACTGGACAAGCAGGAACTGGCGCAGATCGCCCTGGGCCGCAAGCTGACCCTTTACGATCGCAGCCTGGACATGCACGTCAGCAACCTGCGCAAGAAGATCGGCCCTCACCCCGATGGCCGGCCACGGATCGTGGCGTTGCGCAGCCGGGGCTACTATTACAGCCTCTAGAGGCAGCTATAAGTTGCAAGCTACAAGCGGCAAGTGAAAAGCTGTTACTTGCCGCTTGCAGCTAAAAACTTGCAGCTGCCGCCCCCCTTACCAAACCTTTACCCTCTCCTGACGGCGGCTGACCTTGATCTCCGTAATCTACTCACATCCGGACTCACCGGAATAGAGACAGGAG
Coding sequences within:
- the scpB gene encoding SMC-Scp complex subunit ScpB, whose product is MNLTEPRELAPLLEAFLLASGKPQSLERLFELFEEAERPEPPVFKKALEILRKSCDGRAFELREVASGYRLQIREKFSPWVGRLWEERPQRYSRAMLETMALIAYRQPITRGEIEDVRGVAVNSHIVKTLLEREWIRIVGYRDVPGKPAMFATTKVFLDHFNLKNLDDLPPLAELREMEAEPVLDFDDAPVPASLQELADATAEPEEPKDETSFHTLLLELDDMEQGIKTDFDDLLRDGVAEPEAQVSVEVEPEPEDDILGVAEAREKLLAAVAALEQPPLSDEEDEARALAEAIENERRQFED
- a CDS encoding segregation and condensation protein A, encoding MEVFLEAFEGPLDLLLYLIRKQNINILDIPVAEITRQYMGYVELMQSVRLELAAEYLVMAAMLAEIKSRMLLPRAETVEAEEDDPRAELIRRLQEYERFKAAAEGIDGLSRVGRDVVVPKLDAPEARARKLLPDVSLEELLMSMAEVLRRGDMFEHHQVSREALSTRERMSDVLERLKGGGFVPFVELFTAEEGRLGVVVTFMAVLELVKESLVELVQNEPFAAIHVRARAE
- a CDS encoding L-threonylcarbamoyladenylate synthase — translated: MSQFFQIHPENPQARLIKQAVEIIRAGGVVIYPTDSSYAIGCQIGDKGAVERVRRLRQLDDKHNFALICSDLSQLGLFAKVDTGTFRLLKAHTPGPYTFILNATREVPRLLLHPKKRTIGLRVPEHPIALALLAELGEPLMSVSLIMPGDTEPLEDPYEMRQLLEKQVDLIIDGGFGGNKASTVINLADGEPEVIRVGCGDPAPFMAEA
- a CDS encoding PHP domain-containing protein, with the translated sequence MNVDLHCHSTASDGALAPAVLVARAFEKGVRVLSLTDHDTLEGLDEARTTAHALGMQLVNGVELSCTWGGATIHVLGYGFDQKAPPLVEAIAQLHDGRWLRSEEISRKLSLKGMPNALDGARALQQELGDSGNAPARPHFADWMVREGFVKDRAEAFRKWLGAGKLGDVKQHWPTLEDTVETLRASGAWVSLAHPWHYDFTRSKRRKLIGDYIGAGGHAIEVVNGFQPAEQVGSLSILAREFGLLVSAGSDFHGPGGWSEIGEYRAVPEDLPLLWGRFKHDPIIATV
- a CDS encoding septation protein A, which encodes MKQFIDFIPLLLFFIVYKLDPRVIDLAGHELTVGGIYSATAVLIISSVVVYGAIFISQRKLEKSQWLTLVACLVFGSLTLAFHSETFLKWKAPVVNWLFALAFIGSHFIGDRLLIKRIMGHALTLPEPVWTRLNVAWIVFFIFCGAANLFVAFTFQDYWVDFKVFGSLGMTVLFLVAQGIYLSRHLHDTEPTTPKTED
- a CDS encoding YciI family protein, producing MLYAIIATDVANSLEKRLSVRPAHVERLKVLQAEGRIVLAGPHPAVDSNDPGDAGFTGSLIVAEFASLADAQAWAKADPYVAAGVYADVVIKPFKQVLP
- a CDS encoding translation initiation factor 2 — encoded protein: MRLRQLCLLAVLMIGATAHAEETSSTGSSTPLSLSAGAQITELQQRLKESERQREELSKQLQSADATRESAQLSRLRQENQRLAQQLKDAQGGALTRWLTEQQQWFVTGGAVALIALLCGIFASGGHRRRRQWLN
- a CDS encoding response regulator transcription factor codes for the protein MSELLLIDDDQELCELLSSWLSQEGFQVRACHDGLSARKALADSAPAAVVLDVMLPDGSGLELLKQLRNDHPELPVLMLSARGEPLDRILGLELGADDYLAKPCDPRELTARLRAVLRRSHPAAVSSQLELGDLCFSPVRGVVSIDEQEFTLTVSESRLLEALLRQPGEPLDKQELAQIALGRKLTLYDRSLDMHVSNLRKKIGPHPDGRPRIVALRSRGYYYSL